One genomic region from Rosa rugosa chromosome 1, drRosRugo1.1, whole genome shotgun sequence encodes:
- the LOC133725678 gene encoding taxadiene 5-alpha hydroxylase, with protein MATEMRYTPLCLFCILAATLVLIIIYLKHKKHFGTSKRKLPPGEMGLPWIGQTMEFYRAQQKNSLFDDFVQPRIAKHGKIFTTHLMGSPTVIVNGANANRFLLSNEFKLVISSWPSASVQLMGKDSIMEKQGERHRCLRGLIGSSLGQAGLETLVPKICNLMKLHLDTKWKGQDEISLYHATKVLTFSIVFECLLGINVKADMLGTFEKVLEGVFAAPINFPGSRFWRAKKARKEIEKILVKVVREKKKKHMEESKKEEEEQGGMLLSRLVAGMIRGEITEEEVVDNVVLLVFAAHDTTSFAIAMTFKMLAQHPYCHSFLLKEHAEIMRSKKPGDQNLTLDDTKNMKYTWQVARESMRLFPPIFGSFRKAIADIEYEGFTIPQGWKVLWTTYGTHYNSEYFEDPSSFNPSRFEEHVPPYAFLAFGGGPRVCAGYQLAKLNILIFVHFIVTRYDWSLLYPDEPISMDPLPFPSYGMPIKITPKLF; from the exons ATGGCTACGGAAATGAGGTACACTCCACTCTGTTTGTTCTGTATATTAGCTGCAACATTAGTCCTCATCATCATTTACTTGAAGCACAAGAAACACTTTGGCACAAGCAAGAGAAAACTACCACCTGGGGAAATGGGGCTTCCCTGGATAGGACAAACAATGGAGTTCTACAGAGCTCAACAGAAAAACAGTTTGTTCGATGACTTTGTTCAGCCCCGGATTGCAAAACATGGCAAAATCTTCACAACACATCTAATGGGATCACCAACTGTGATTGTGAATGGAGCCAATGCTAACAGATTCCTGTTGTCCAATGAGTTCAAGCTGGTGATAAGTTCGTGGCCTTCAGCATCGGTTCAGCTTATGGGGAAGGACTCCATCATGGAAAAGCAAGGGGAGAGGCACCGCTGCCTTCGCGGGCTTATAGGCTCAAGCCTTGGCCAGGCAGGGCTTGAGACTTTAGTGCCTAAAATATGTAACTTAATGAAGTTGCACTTGGACACAAAATGGAAAGGCCAGGATGAGATCAGCCTGTATCATGCAACGAAAGTCTTGACTTTTTCAATAGTGTTTGAGTGCTTGTTGGGGATCAATGTGAAGGCAGATATGTTGGGAACATTTGAGAAGGTTTTGGAAGGAGTTTTTGCAGCACCAATTAATTTTCCGGGGTCCAGGTTTTGGCGAGCAAAGAAAGCGAGGAAGGAGATTGAGAAAATACTGGTTAAAGTAgtaagagagaagaagaagaagcacatggaagaaagcaagaaagaagaagaagagcaaggAGGGATGTTGCTGTCTCGATTAGTGGCTGGGATGATTCGAGGAGAAATTACCGAAGAGGAGGTTGTTGATAATGTGGTCTTGCTGGTCTTCGCAGCTCATGATACTACTTCTTTTGCCATTGCCATGACATTCAAAATGTTGGCTCAGCATCCATATTGCCACAGTTTCCTACTTAAAG AACATGCTGAGATAATGAGAAGCAAAAAACCTGGTGATCAAAATCTGACATTGGATGATACGAAGAACATGAAGTACACCTGGCAGGTTGCTCGCGAAAGCATGCGTCTCTTCCCTCCTATCTTCGGCTCTTTCAGGAAAGCCATTGCTGATATTGAATATGAAGGATTCACTATTCCACAAGGATGGAAG GTGTTGTGGACAACATATGGAACACATTACAATTCAGAATATTTTGAAGATCCTTCGAGTTTCAATCCAAGCCGGTTTGAGGAGCATGTTCCACCATATGCCTTTCTGGCATTCGGAGGAGGGCCAAGAGTTTGTGCAGGGTACCAACTTGCTAAGCTGAACATCCTCATTTTCGTGCATTTCATTGTGACTCGTTATGACTGGTCTTTGCTATATCCTGATGAGCCTATATCCATGGATCCTCTTCCATTTCCTTCATATGGAATGCCTATTAAAATTACTCCAAAGTTGTTTTGA
- the LOC133731519 gene encoding MDIS1-interacting receptor like kinase 2-like — translation MERVNVVKDVANALSYMHHDCSPPIVHRDISSKNILLDLEYRAYVSDFGTARFLKPNASNWTTFAGTFGYSAPELAYTVEPNEKCDVYSFRVVALEVIMGKHPGDLISYFLSLSSTSTAQGVQLKDVLDQRLLPPNNQAAEKVIAVANLAFACLRTSPQSRPTMHQVSQELLF, via the exons ATGGAGAGGGTGAATGTTGTCAAAGATGTTGCAAATGCATTATCATATATGCACCATGATTGCTCGCCTCCAATAGTTCATCGAGACATATCAAGCAAGAACATCCTGCTGGATTTAGAGTATAGAGCTTATGTGTCTGATTTTGGTACAGCTAGGTTTTTGAAGCCTAATGCTTCTAATTGGACAACATTTGCAGGCACATTTGGATATAGTGCTCCAG AGTTGGCATACACAGTGGAACCAAATGAGAAATGTGATGTTTATAGCTTTAGAGTGGTAGCATTGGAAGTGATCATGGGAAAGCATCCTGGAGATCTCATCTCCTACTTTTTGTCACTTTCATCAACATCAACAGCACAAGGTGTACAACTGAAGGATGTCTTGGACCAACGCCTCTTGCCTCCTAACAATCAAGCTGCTGAGAAAGTGATCGCAGTTGCAAATCTTGCATTTGCATGCTTGCGAACGAGTCCACAATCTCGACCAACCATGCATCAAGTTTCCCAGGAGTTGTTGTTTTGA
- the LOC133731530 gene encoding MDIS1-interacting receptor like kinase 2-like, translating into MLSNLQYLNLGANNLTGLIPEQLDGCRKLLSLNLSRNRFRESIPLEMGSIQSLQILDLSHNLLMNRIPAQLGGLQKLEALNLSHNELLGSIPSSFDNMLSLTVVDISYNQLEGPLPNNKAFQEAPVGALGNNKWLCGNATGLNACPSITRGGKKSNKSTIFIIVLVLGIVFFVFVVVGLLYMICHTREPQNENQFEVWSLDGLLVYEDIVEATESFNSKHCVGVGGTASVYKAQLQTGRIVAVKKLHTLQDSGGEAILKAFESEIRTLAEIRHRNILKLYGFCAHPRHPLLLYEFIEGGSLENILTDEN; encoded by the coding sequence ATGTTGTCCAATCTGCAATATCTTAACTTAGGAGCAAACAATTTGACTGGATTGATTCCAGAGCAATTAGACGGGTGCAGAAAGTTGTTGAGCTTGAATTTGAGCAGAAATAGATTTCGTGAGAGCATTCCTCTTGAGATGGGAAGCATACAATCTCTACAAATTCTTGATCTGAGTCATAATTTGCTAATGAATAGAATACCAGCACAGCTTGGAGGGTTGCAAAAGCTAGAAGCATTGAATCTCTCCCACAATGAGCTCTTGGGTTCAATCCCATCCTCTTTTGATAACATGTTGAGCTTGACAGTTGTTGACATATCTTACAATCAATTGGAGGGTCCTCTTCCCAACAATAAAGCATTCCAAGAGGCTCCAGTTGGAGCTTTGGGGAATAACAAATGGTTGTGTGGTAATGCCACCGGTTTGAATGCTTGCCCATCTATAACAAGGGGTGGGAAAAAGAGTAACAAATCTACTATTTTCATCATAGTCCTTGTTTTAGGTATTGTCTTTTTCGTATTTGTAGTAGTTGGACTTCTGTATATGATATGCCATACCCGAGAGCCGCAAAATGAAAACCAATTTGAAGTTTGGAGCTTGGATGGATTACTTGTGTATGAAGACATCGTTGAAGCTACAGAGTCATTCAACTCCAAACATTGTGTAGGAGTAGGAGGGACTGCAAGTGTTTATAAAGCTCAACTGCAAACAGGTCGGATTGTTGCAGTAAAGAAACTTCACACGCTGCAGGATAGTGGTGGAGAAGCAATTCTGAAGGCTTTTGAGAGTGAGATTCGTACTCTTGCAGAAATCCGTCACCGCAACATATTGAAGCTTTATGGTTTCTGTGCACATCCGCGGCACCCTCTTTTGCTTTACGAGTTCATAGAAGGAGGAAGCTTGGAAAACATATTGACTGATGAAAACTAA
- the LOC133725679 gene encoding MDIS1-interacting receptor like kinase 2-like, with protein sequence MATQKQKPLNCSPDLQFLLLVLIVVSSSLATSSSASTEAEVEALLNWKSSLSLLSSWVGDNSSTCNWVGISCNNCGSINHINLTGSGLRGTLHTLSFSTFPNLISLNLSHNAFFGTIPPSLGNLSSLEILDLSQNNINGSIPDEFAMLGNLSTFSFQKNQISGQIPQEMYKLSSLSVIDISINNITGSIPASIGNLSNLIVLDLHQNALSGSIPSSIGNLTRLKVLYLMDNQLSGAIPNEVGKLKFLTDLGLANNKLNGTIPLEINNLVYLKNLWLSNNSLSGSIPGDVCSGGLLEIFTAHNNQLTGPIPRSLRNCTSLTRLRLERNQLSGNISEELGIYPKLNYIDLSYNRLYGELSENWGKCQNLQSLRLSSNRISGRIPHLEGSELRTCT encoded by the coding sequence ATGGCAACCCAGAAACAGAAACCACTAAATTGTAGTCCTGATTTACAGTTCCTACTTTTAGTTTTGATTGtggtttcttcttccttggcaaCTTCATCTTCAGCATCAACAGAAGCAGAAGTAGAAGCTCTTTTGAATTGGAAGTCAAGCCTGTCTCTCTTGTCCTCGTGGGTTGGAGACAACAGCAGCACTTGCAATTGGGTTGGGATTTCCTGCAACAACTGTGGAAGCATCAACCATATAAACCTCACTGGTTCTGGTTTGAGAGGTACACTTCATACTTTGAGTTTCTCGACTTTCCCAAATCTCATAAGCCTTAACTTGAGCCATAACGCCTTTTTTGGAACCATTCCCCCAAGTTTAGGTAACTTGTCTAGTCTTGAAATCCTTGATCTTTCTCAAAATAACATTAATGGGTCCATTCCTGATGAGTTTGCAATGCTAGGCAACTTATCCACTTTTTCATTTCAGAAAAATCAAATTTCTGGTCAAATTCCTCAAGAAATGTACAAGCTAAGTTCACTTAGTGTGATTGACATATCAATCAACAATATCACTGGTTCAATCCCAGCATCTATAGGAAACCTGTCCAACTTAATTGTTCTAGATCTTCATCAAAACGCTTTGTCAGGATCGATTCCTTCCAGTATTGGAAACCTGACTAGGTTGAAAGTGTTGTACTTGATGGATAATCAATTATCTGGAGCCATCCCAAATGAAGTAGGAAAGCTCAAGTTTCTTACCGATCTAGGATTGGCAAATAACAAACTAAATGGTACCATTCCTCTAGAGATAAACAACCTTGTATATTTGAAGAATTTGTGGTTGAGCAACAACAGCTTGTCTGGTTCTATTCCCGGAGATGTATGCAGTGGTGGATTGCTTGAAATATTTACAGCACATAATAATCAGTTGACAGGTCCCATACCTAGAAGCTTGAGAAACTGCACTAGCTTAACTAGGTTGAGACTTGAAAGAAACCAACTATCAGGAAACATAAGTGAAGAGCTTGGCATTTATCCGAAATTGAATTACATTGATCTGAGTTATAACAGACTGTATGGAGAGCTTTCTGAGAACTGGGGGAAGTGCCAAAACTTGCAAAGCTTAAGACTCAGTAGCAACAGAATTTCAGGGAGAATTCCTCATCTTGAGGGATCTGAGCTACGTACATGTACTTGA